The proteins below come from a single Deinococcus radiodurans R1 = ATCC 13939 = DSM 20539 genomic window:
- a CDS encoding PIG-L deacetylase family protein, which yields MTPLDPLALSGPLWVVAPHPDDEALGCGALLAALAEAGREVWALLLTDGGFSHPASKAYPRPRLSAVRLAEWREGLSVLGVPPARTVALGLPDGALGEHLTAAARAQVRQAFAQARPGTVLLPWERDPHPDHRAAWHLLRGVLPSDTLALEYAVWLPERGADADWPRPDEVEELTFAVGDWRDAKARAIASHRTQLGLIADDPDGFVLAPEMVARALAGPERYFRRFDGGAS from the coding sequence ATGACGCCTCTCGACCCGCTCGCGCTGTCCGGCCCGCTGTGGGTGGTGGCCCCGCACCCCGACGACGAGGCGCTCGGCTGCGGGGCACTGCTGGCGGCACTTGCGGAGGCGGGGCGCGAGGTCTGGGCGCTCCTCCTGACCGACGGCGGCTTTTCCCACCCCGCTTCAAAGGCTTACCCCCGGCCCCGCCTGAGCGCTGTGCGGCTGGCAGAGTGGCGCGAGGGCCTGAGCGTGCTGGGTGTGCCCCCGGCCCGAACTGTCGCGCTGGGGCTGCCTGACGGGGCGCTGGGGGAGCACCTCACCGCTGCCGCCCGCGCCCAGGTGCGGCAAGCATTCGCGCAGGCCCGGCCCGGCACCGTGTTGCTGCCCTGGGAACGCGACCCGCACCCTGACCACCGCGCCGCCTGGCACCTGCTGCGCGGCGTTCTTCCTTCCGACACCCTGGCCCTGGAATATGCCGTCTGGTTGCCCGAGCGCGGGGCCGACGCCGACTGGCCGCGCCCCGACGAGGTCGAGGAATTGACCTTCGCGGTAGGCGACTGGCGAGATGCCAAAGCCCGCGCCATTGCCTCGCACCGCACACAACTGGGGCTGATTGCCGACGACCCGGACGGCTTCGTCCTTGCGCCGGAGATGGTGGCGCGGGCGCTGGCGGGGCCCGAGCGGTATTTCCGGCGGTTTGACGGCGGGGCGTCCTGA
- a CDS encoding acyl-CoA dehydrogenase family protein — protein MRAFPVAAFAALQEAGLLVATLPAALGGGGLGTHDRVPLLRRLGRLSLPVARLYEGHVNALDLVLRFGTPEQRQRAASDAQAGELFGVWNTEEAPGVRLPHNSEGSGGVLSGHKTFASGAGHVTRALCPAETDAGRVMVLLPGAPAPERFDPSFWQPAGMRATVSERVDLGGLRVGVKDIIGQPGDYYRQPDFSGGALRFLAAQLGGADAVLDAARATLQRLGRQHDDVQRLRFAEVAARLEGAWQTVLRAQRQLDTAQGSDLERSLAYVSIARVLTEDACLLACEAAERAVGARGLLPPAPTERLLRDLRLYLRHLRPTRRASTWAASC, from the coding sequence GTGCGGGCTTTCCCAGTGGCGGCGTTTGCGGCTTTGCAGGAAGCTGGTCTGCTGGTGGCTACTTTGCCTGCGGCCCTCGGCGGCGGTGGGCTAGGCACCCATGACCGTGTGCCCCTGCTGCGGCGGCTGGGGCGGCTGAGCCTGCCGGTTGCGCGGCTATACGAGGGGCACGTCAACGCCCTCGACCTCGTGCTGCGCTTCGGCACGCCTGAGCAGCGGCAACGGGCCGCCTCAGACGCGCAGGCCGGGGAACTCTTCGGCGTCTGGAACACCGAGGAAGCGCCGGGGGTGCGGCTGCCTCACAATTCGGAAGGCAGCGGCGGTGTGCTGAGCGGCCACAAGACCTTCGCGTCAGGCGCCGGGCACGTGACCCGCGCACTGTGCCCCGCCGAGACAGACGCGGGCCGGGTGATGGTGCTGCTGCCGGGGGCGCCCGCGCCGGAGCGCTTCGACCCGTCTTTCTGGCAGCCTGCCGGGATGCGGGCAACGGTCAGCGAGCGGGTGGACCTCGGGGGGCTGCGTGTAGGCGTGAAAGACATCATTGGTCAGCCGGGCGACTACTACCGGCAACCGGACTTCAGCGGCGGCGCCCTGCGGTTTCTCGCCGCGCAGCTCGGCGGGGCGGACGCGGTGCTGGACGCGGCGCGGGCCACCTTGCAGCGGCTGGGGCGGCAGCACGACGACGTGCAGCGCCTGCGTTTCGCCGAGGTCGCGGCCCGACTGGAAGGCGCGTGGCAGACGGTGTTGCGGGCACAGCGGCAGCTTGACACGGCGCAAGGCAGCGACCTGGAACGCTCCCTCGCTTACGTCTCCATCGCCCGTGTGCTGACCGAGGACGCCTGCCTGCTCGCCTGCGAGGCGGCGGAGCGGGCGGTGGGGGCGCGTGGCCTGCTGCCGCCCGCGCCCACCGAGCGGCTGCTGCGCGACCTGCGGCTTTACCTGCGCCACCTGCGCCCGACGCGGCGCGCCTCGACCTGGGCCGCTTCGTGCTGA
- a CDS encoding ABC transporter substrate-binding protein, with product MNRLLTLSALLLLPTALAQKTVTVGSKIDTEGALLCQITKQALERGGFKVNDKCSTGATNVVRKALLQGEIDLYPEYTGSAIYLLTEAGQKIDPKVSRDAVKAYTTVKALDLKVNKVVWLSRAPANNTWAVAVPSKLAQANNLKTMADFARYVNSGKPVKLAASQEFVDRDDALKAFEKAYGFKLSPAQLVIVPGGNTTQTETAAAQGTSGVNAAMAYGTDGAIGALGLVALSDPKGAVAVYQPALTVRQSVAQKYPDIAKIMNPIFAKLDAGTLAQLNGRIAVGGESAAAVAKSWLAKR from the coding sequence ATGAACCGACTGCTGACCCTGTCCGCCCTGTTGCTCCTGCCCACCGCGCTCGCCCAGAAAACCGTTACGGTGGGCAGCAAGATCGACACCGAGGGCGCCTTGCTGTGCCAGATCACCAAGCAGGCGCTGGAGCGCGGTGGTTTCAAGGTGAACGACAAGTGCTCTACCGGTGCCACCAACGTGGTCCGCAAGGCGCTGCTGCAAGGCGAAATCGACCTGTACCCCGAGTACACCGGCAGCGCCATTTACCTGCTGACCGAGGCCGGGCAAAAGATCGATCCCAAGGTGAGCCGCGACGCGGTGAAGGCCTACACCACCGTCAAGGCGCTCGACCTCAAGGTGAACAAGGTCGTGTGGCTGTCGCGCGCCCCCGCCAACAACACCTGGGCGGTGGCGGTGCCGAGCAAGCTGGCGCAGGCGAACAACCTGAAGACGATGGCCGATTTCGCCCGCTACGTGAACTCGGGCAAGCCGGTCAAGCTGGCTGCCAGCCAGGAATTCGTGGACCGTGACGACGCGCTCAAGGCGTTTGAAAAGGCCTACGGCTTCAAGCTCTCGCCCGCGCAACTCGTCATCGTCCCTGGCGGCAACACCACCCAGACCGAAACGGCGGCGGCGCAGGGCACCAGCGGCGTGAACGCGGCGATGGCCTACGGGACCGACGGCGCCATCGGTGCGCTGGGGCTGGTGGCACTCAGCGACCCCAAGGGCGCGGTGGCCGTGTACCAGCCCGCGCTGACCGTGCGCCAGAGCGTGGCGCAGAAGTACCCCGACATCGCCAAGATCATGAACCCGATTTTCGCCAAGCTCGACGCAGGCACCCTCGCGCAGCTCAATGGCCGCATCGCCGTGGGCGGCGAGAGCGCGGCGGCGGTGGCGAAGTCCTGGCTGGCGAAGCGCTGA
- a CDS encoding ABC transporter permease codes for MPTPAPALASAPAPVLGVLPRTLVRPVLVLAGVLGLLACALGWVNFRPNRLVLGEGRTLAALALPLWWALPAAWAALLASGWLPARWQRVLAPLLYVVAAYAVSWLLGAAAASLVSEDNPFARVSPAAGLWLSIAALYIGGFAVSRVWRPAGVAGALAFAVPPLLGKWNTLGLVQEYRNVADTFWPQLGTHAALSVIALLLAALLGLPLGIAAARNTRLAGGVLGFASFLQTIPSVALFGLLLPVFSALGRGVSVGAFLAWSGAALLLGLALTRVRRLALPGGLLALLGAQALLLLAGLGLLQVLQGAWFGGDGLSRDAFSLSAPLASWGVRGIGAAPALFALTLYALLPIVVNTFVGLRGVPPGIPDAARGLGMTPAQVLWRAELPVALPYIFEGLRSALVLTFGITTIAALIGAGGLGFFIQRGVEGNVPDLVLLGALPIVLIALLLSEGLRLLAGWLTPRGLRAEGGEE; via the coding sequence ATGCCGACCCCTGCCCCTGCACTGGCCTCCGCGCCGGCCCCTGTGCTGGGCGTGCTTCCTCGGACCCTGGTGCGTCCGGTGTTGGTGCTGGCCGGCGTGCTGGGGCTGCTCGCCTGCGCGCTGGGCTGGGTCAACTTTCGCCCCAACCGGCTGGTGCTGGGCGAGGGCCGCACCCTGGCCGCGCTCGCCTTGCCGCTGTGGTGGGCACTGCCGGCGGCCTGGGCCGCGCTGCTTGCCAGTGGCTGGCTGCCGGCCCGCTGGCAACGGGTGCTGGCGCCGCTGCTGTACGTGGTGGCCGCCTACGCCGTGAGCTGGCTGCTCGGCGCGGCGGCGGCTTCGCTCGTCAGCGAGGACAACCCCTTCGCGCGGGTGTCGCCCGCCGCTGGACTGTGGCTGAGCATCGCCGCGCTCTACATCGGGGGTTTCGCCGTGAGCCGGGTGTGGCGCCCCGCGGGGGTGGCCGGGGCGCTCGCCTTCGCTGTGCCGCCACTGCTCGGCAAGTGGAACACCCTGGGGCTGGTGCAGGAATACCGCAACGTGGCCGACACCTTCTGGCCGCAGCTCGGCACCCACGCGGCGCTCAGCGTCATCGCGCTCCTTCTCGCCGCGCTGCTCGGCCTGCCGCTCGGCATTGCGGCGGCCCGCAATACGCGGCTGGCGGGTGGCGTCCTGGGCTTTGCCAGTTTCTTGCAGACGATTCCCAGCGTCGCGCTGTTCGGTCTGCTGCTGCCGGTCTTTTCGGCGCTGGGCCGGGGCGTGAGCGTGGGCGCCTTTCTGGCGTGGTCGGGCGCCGCCCTGCTGCTGGGCCTCGCGCTGACGCGGGTGCGGCGGCTGGCGCTGCCGGGCGGCCTGCTCGCGCTGCTCGGGGCTCAGGCCTTGCTGCTGCTCGCCGGGCTGGGGCTGCTGCAAGTGCTGCAAGGCGCATGGTTCGGCGGCGACGGCCTCAGCCGGGACGCCTTCTCGCTCTCGGCCCCGCTGGCGAGTTGGGGCGTGCGCGGCATCGGGGCGGCCCCGGCGCTCTTCGCCCTCACGCTCTACGCGCTGCTACCCATCGTCGTCAACACCTTCGTGGGGCTGCGCGGCGTGCCCCCCGGCATTCCCGACGCGGCGCGGGGCCTGGGCATGACCCCGGCGCAGGTGCTGTGGCGCGCCGAGCTGCCGGTGGCGCTGCCCTACATCTTCGAGGGGTTGCGCAGCGCTCTGGTTCTCACTTTCGGCATCACCACTATCGCCGCGCTGATTGGGGCGGGCGGGCTGGGCTTTTTTATTCAGCGCGGGGTGGAGGGCAACGTGCCCGACCTCGTGCTGCTCGGCGCCCTGCCCATCGTCCTGATTGCTCTGCTGCTCAGCGAGGGCCTGCGCCTGCTCGCCGGCTGGCTCACGCCCAGGGGCCTCAGAGCCGAGGGAGGAGAGGAATAA
- a CDS encoding ABC transporter ATP-binding protein, which translates to MIEFQNVIKSFGGPAVLQDISLTVPTGELVILIGPSGCGKSTLLRLVNRLLEPTSGDIRVGGVSVLEQDPVALRRRLGYVIQSVGLFPHLTVQENVELVPSISGVGRETRAARALELLSLMGLEPGQYAGRYPRQLSGGQQQRVGIARALAADPEYLLMDEPFSALDPITRARLQEQFLTLKREIGKTIVFVTHDVDEAVRLGDRICVLGNGTVQQYAAPEEILRHPANDFVASFVGEGRELRSLSLRPVSALMRPGAGDGQALGTVAADLPADQALSRLLGAGNRTLNVVDSGGAVVGTLSLADFGAA; encoded by the coding sequence ATGATTGAATTCCAGAACGTCATCAAGAGCTTCGGCGGCCCCGCCGTCTTGCAAGACATTTCGCTGACGGTGCCGACCGGCGAACTCGTGATTCTGATCGGGCCGTCGGGCTGCGGCAAAAGCACGCTGCTGCGGCTGGTCAACCGGCTGCTGGAACCGACCTCGGGCGACATCCGGGTGGGCGGGGTCAGCGTGCTGGAACAGGACCCGGTGGCGCTGCGGCGGCGGCTGGGCTACGTGATTCAGAGCGTGGGCCTCTTCCCGCACCTGACCGTGCAGGAAAACGTGGAACTCGTGCCGAGCATCAGCGGCGTGGGTCGGGAAACGCGGGCGGCGCGGGCGCTGGAGCTGCTGTCGCTGATGGGCCTGGAGCCGGGGCAGTACGCCGGGCGCTATCCCCGGCAGCTCTCCGGCGGGCAGCAACAGCGGGTGGGCATTGCCCGCGCCCTTGCCGCCGATCCCGAATACTTGCTGATGGACGAACCGTTCTCGGCGCTCGACCCCATCACCCGCGCCCGCTTGCAGGAGCAGTTTCTGACGCTGAAACGTGAAATCGGCAAAACCATCGTCTTCGTCACCCACGACGTGGACGAAGCCGTGCGCCTCGGCGACCGTATCTGCGTGCTCGGCAACGGGACCGTGCAGCAGTACGCCGCGCCGGAGGAGATTCTTCGTCACCCCGCGAACGACTTCGTGGCGAGCTTCGTGGGCGAGGGCCGCGAACTGCGGAGTCTGAGCCTGCGCCCGGTCAGTGCGCTGATGCGGCCTGGGGCAGGCGACGGTCAGGCACTCGGCACCGTCGCCGCCGACCTGCCCGCCGACCAGGCCCTCTCGCGGCTGCTCGGCGCGGGCAACCGCACGCTGAACGTGGTGGACTCGGGCGGCGCGGTGGTGGGCACGCTGAGCCTCGCGGACTTCGGGGCGGCATGA
- a CDS encoding ABC transporter permease — MTRWLPLLGPLAGWLAFFVLVAAQQGWKTVLSRLFPQVSTPIYERDTLLALTLQHLQLTGLSMALVLLVGLSLGIWATRRRGQPFLPLVNNLTTVGQTFPPVAVLFLALPILGFGPRAAILALFAYALLPVTRGVILGLQSVPENVQDAARGLGLSERERLWRLEWPTALPSTLAGIRTALVLTVATATLAPLVGTGGLGVPIIAGLGADNLALILEGAVPVALLALLCDWTLRVLERGLTPWAAGE; from the coding sequence ATGACCCGCTGGCTGCCGCTGCTGGGTCCGCTGGCCGGCTGGCTGGCCTTCTTCGTGCTGGTTGCGGCGCAGCAGGGCTGGAAAACGGTGCTCTCGCGCCTCTTTCCCCAGGTCAGCACCCCCATCTACGAGCGCGATACGCTGCTCGCGCTGACACTGCAACATCTGCAACTCACCGGGCTCTCTATGGCGCTGGTGCTACTCGTCGGCCTGTCGCTCGGCATCTGGGCGACCCGGCGGCGCGGTCAGCCCTTTTTGCCGCTGGTGAACAACCTGACGACGGTGGGGCAAACGTTTCCCCCGGTGGCCGTGCTGTTTCTGGCCCTGCCGATTCTGGGCTTCGGCCCCCGCGCCGCGATTCTGGCGCTGTTCGCCTATGCACTGCTGCCAGTGACACGCGGCGTGATTCTGGGCCTGCAAAGCGTCCCCGAAAATGTGCAGGACGCCGCCCGTGGCCTGGGCCTCAGCGAACGCGAGCGGCTGTGGCGCCTGGAATGGCCCACCGCGCTGCCTTCGACCCTGGCGGGCATCCGCACCGCGCTGGTGCTGACGGTGGCAACGGCCACGCTGGCCCCGCTGGTCGGCACCGGCGGGCTGGGCGTGCCGATTATCGCCGGACTGGGCGCCGACAACCTCGCTCTGATTCTGGAAGGCGCGGTGCCGGTGGCGCTGCTGGCCCTGCTGTGCGACTGGACCTTGCGGGTGCTGGAGCGCGGGCTGACACCCTGGGCAGCGGGCGAATAG
- a CDS encoding response regulator, producing the protein MPQSLSILLVDDNPADLMLAREVFESHEDWVNVASCSSGNEAISHLKDPNYALPDVVITDLNMPSMTGLDVIRAIKSDPELRHIPVVVLSTSDAPDQIEQAYNLHATSYMVKATGFSEFVDQIEAFLNFWRCSKLARRERQSLDTATL; encoded by the coding sequence ATGCCTCAGTCGCTTTCTATTTTGCTGGTCGACGACAACCCCGCGGACCTGATGCTGGCCCGCGAAGTCTTCGAATCCCACGAAGACTGGGTCAACGTCGCCTCCTGCTCCAGCGGCAACGAAGCCATCAGCCATCTCAAAGACCCCAATTATGCCCTGCCCGACGTGGTCATCACCGACCTCAACATGCCGAGCATGACGGGCCTGGACGTGATTCGCGCCATCAAATCCGACCCCGAGCTGCGTCATATTCCAGTGGTCGTGCTCTCCACCTCGGATGCCCCCGACCAGATCGAGCAGGCGTATAACCTGCACGCCACCTCGTACATGGTCAAGGCCACCGGCTTCAGCGAATTCGTGGACCAGATCGAAGCCTTTTTGAATTTCTGGCGCTGCTCCAAGCTGGCGCGCCGCGAACGGCAGTCGTTGGATACGGCAACGCTCTAG
- a CDS encoding TetR/AcrR family transcriptional regulator has translation MARPPAGAPLLSAEKITRQALDTLHRDGLDGLSIRKLAAELGVSPKSLYHYFPTKEDLLQGVYSEILRELELPDLNEGSWQERFSRLAHSLRRSMVRHASFIGYYFRGHRVSREELDVYESLYRLLRQVGLPEEVITKYGSVLVIFMVGFCYAELNGNFAPSAFAQRRAFAERQPERFPLALSLPMPAASENEDDFFEVALELMLAGIKTQIQEQEKQASLD, from the coding sequence ATGGCACGTCCTCCTGCCGGCGCCCCCTTGCTGAGCGCCGAGAAAATCACTCGTCAGGCTCTGGATACGCTGCACCGCGACGGGCTCGACGGCCTGAGCATCCGCAAACTGGCTGCCGAACTGGGCGTCAGCCCCAAGAGCCTCTACCACTACTTTCCCACCAAAGAAGACCTGCTCCAGGGCGTCTACAGCGAGATTTTGCGTGAGCTGGAGCTGCCCGACCTCAACGAAGGCAGCTGGCAGGAGCGCTTCAGCCGGCTGGCCCACAGCCTGAGGCGCAGCATGGTGCGGCACGCCAGTTTTATCGGCTATTACTTTCGCGGCCACCGCGTGAGCAGAGAGGAACTCGACGTGTACGAGTCGCTGTACCGGCTGCTGCGTCAGGTCGGGCTGCCCGAAGAGGTCATCACCAAGTACGGCAGTGTTCTGGTGATTTTCATGGTCGGCTTCTGCTACGCCGAACTCAACGGCAACTTCGCCCCCAGCGCCTTCGCCCAGCGCCGAGCCTTCGCCGAGCGGCAGCCCGAGCGCTTTCCCCTCGCGCTGAGTTTGCCGATGCCCGCCGCCTCAGAAAACGAGGACGATTTTTTTGAGGTGGCCCTCGAACTGATGCTGGCCGGCATCAAAACACAGATTCAGGAGCAGGAAAAGCAAGCGTCTCTCGATTGA
- a CDS encoding 3-hydroxyacyl-CoA dehydrogenase: MSIKTVTVCGSGVLGSQIAFQTAFHGFDVHLYDINDAAIAKARETLGKLQARYQQDLKVDAQQTGDAFARISFFTDIAEAVKGVDLVIEAIPENMDIKRKFYNQLGEVADPNTIFATNSSTLLPSQFMEETGRPEKFLALHFANEIWKFNTAEIMRTPRTDDAVFDTVVQFAKDIGMVALPMYKEQAGYILNTLLVPLLGAALELVVKGIADPQTVDKTWMIATGAPRGPFAFLDVIGLTTPYNINMASAETNPGSAAAAKYIKENYIDKGKLGTATGEGFYKYPNPAFESADFLK; this comes from the coding sequence ATGAGCATCAAGACAGTTACGGTGTGCGGCAGCGGCGTTCTCGGTTCGCAAATCGCTTTTCAGACCGCTTTTCACGGCTTCGACGTTCACCTCTACGACATCAACGACGCCGCCATCGCCAAGGCCCGCGAAACGCTCGGCAAGTTGCAGGCCCGCTACCAGCAGGACCTGAAGGTGGACGCCCAGCAGACCGGCGACGCCTTTGCGCGCATCAGCTTTTTCACCGACATTGCCGAAGCCGTCAAGGGTGTGGACCTCGTTATCGAAGCCATTCCTGAGAACATGGACATCAAGCGCAAGTTCTACAACCAGCTAGGTGAGGTGGCTGACCCGAACACCATCTTCGCCACCAACTCCAGCACCTTGCTGCCCAGCCAGTTCATGGAAGAAACCGGGCGCCCCGAGAAGTTCCTGGCGCTGCACTTCGCCAACGAAATCTGGAAGTTCAACACCGCCGAAATCATGCGCACGCCCAGGACCGATGACGCCGTGTTCGACACGGTGGTGCAGTTCGCCAAGGACATCGGCATGGTGGCGCTGCCCATGTACAAGGAGCAGGCCGGCTACATCCTGAATACGCTGCTGGTGCCGCTGCTGGGCGCCGCGCTGGAACTGGTCGTCAAGGGCATCGCCGACCCGCAGACGGTGGACAAGACCTGGATGATCGCGACCGGCGCGCCGCGTGGGCCGTTCGCCTTCCTGGACGTGATCGGCTTGACCACGCCCTACAACATCAACATGGCGAGCGCCGAGACCAATCCCGGCAGCGCCGCCGCCGCCAAATACATCAAGGAAAACTACATCGACAAGGGCAAATTGGGCACCGCGACCGGCGAGGGCTTTTACAAGTACCCCAATCCGGCCTTCGAGAGCGCCGACTTCCTGAAATAA